The following proteins are co-located in the Chaetodon trifascialis isolate fChaTrf1 chromosome 14, fChaTrf1.hap1, whole genome shotgun sequence genome:
- the LOC139341894 gene encoding uncharacterized protein, which yields MDNTPGFDVPSGSTQRTSSPPVRHPQPSTARKRRAVVLSDSSEDEDEQLVMEAEQQTDASASSPPPTAPPPVAGRRPPPPPAPVSAQLLPQAWRSSLPPEQQGWVSRALFVRGRTGRAVLSQELQLWYYPPGPQSVYRQRPSAPDAFFQRPFFFWAPYRMWQYQLKCPNCKHKLTACGVYKTVRKVLDLDGWYYMATEYLECSNCKKKVAGWSEGIRIQLDFDHQQLFPAVLAYKLSCDKKVLALMKQCTLGNSVSRLRSFLTERHTAEWMRQGTHYLQTCRRFEVSGVQRPPPPMLPKMEPVPTSNWLLATYARESSTRTEELKAKVTSVFGSILRIHSTQKVTRKLSGADAGTAQLMTSVGNELGQVLITVLTGPEGNRLRDMANGLQDRYQQAGRDPPQVLYVDRNCCRRDGGTCAAAALFPAWPQLIVRLDICHFVCSLAAGVTSNNHPLYPDFMRRLSGCIFEWDPEDMSRLRAVQSDKSRRGSGLTLKEMSRHCRRRTRGAQVTERLLDETLQAFMGATDTMNTPLLDRDQMEKIWSIQRKHVACIQDPPAVHLYTKTGQVTRGGAVLPVYRCARGSTSLKSFHLYLNTLIPGGTTSGFYFQMSLLEGLTRWNEDRARAAAGKTRTGIKCYSGQEQHTFNQLTQHFYGLPLSESYTKPLNYTGELIGISYLYNQTEQALQDFPDDPTPDGSEDPSIEEEEEENMEELVEEEFEDFLLDTLDVSQLPPPPPPPPPPQPVSSHQGGDVSVGADGAPGHQHVVQLAHYLVEHCRKGYISQTEVEQIVGLWENLPDPERGPVVYPPRYRVQPETGKLKRPSGRSATWPDTNRLVEAIFIRLCILHPCSKRMSGCLITRWSLVLRDYNSMRDVVTLHPGLMSRTTLQLFAVTRATLSQWHRRWTSMQSRATLTTALPTTQGSPQAEEALLPARAVEEPQPALSTSIYQDLPPLEGDEDEPAASTSAASRTPQSAASHQRVVQKMQVEVLEKGQAL from the exons ATGGATAACACACCAGGCTTTGACGTCCCCTCGGGGTCCACCCAGAGGACGTCTTCACCACCTGTTCGACATCCCCAACCATCCACcgcgaggaagaggagagccgTGGTCCTGTCAG ATTCCTCGGAGGACGAAGACGAGCAGCTCGTGAtggaggctgagcagcagaCGGATGCGTCAG catcttctcctcctccaacagctcctcctcctgtggcaGGACGacgtccacctccacctcctgctcctgtcAGTGCG CAGCTTCTGCCTCAAGCGTGGAGGAGCAGCCTGCCTCCGGAGCAGCAGGGGTGGGTCAGCCGTGCCCTGTTTGTGAGGGGCCGGACAGGGAGGGCAGTCCTGTCTCAGGAGCTACAGCTGTGGTACTACCCGCCTGGTCCCCAGTCGGTGTACAGACAGCGTCCCTCCGCCCCTGACGCCTTCTTCCAGCGGCCCTTCTTCTTCTGGGCTCCATACCGCATGTGGCAGTACCAGCTCAAGTGTCCAAACTGCAAGCACAAGCTGACGGCCTGCGGGGTCTACAAGACCGTCCGCAAAGTCCTGGACCTTGACGGCTGGTACTATATGGCCACAGAGTACCTGGAGTGCAG TAACTGCAAAAAGAAGGTGGCCGGCTGGTCTGAGGGCATCAGGATACAACTGGACTTTGACCACCAACAGCTCTTCCCTGCAGTGCTGGCATACAA GCTCTCGTGTGATAAGAAGGTGCTGGCTCTGATGAAGCAGTGCACACTGGGTAACAGTGTCAGCCGTCTTCGCTCCTTCCTCACCGAGCGGCACACGGCGGAGTGGATGAGACAGGGCACTCACTACCTGCAAACCTGCAGGAGGTTTGAGGTCTCTGGAGTGCAGAGACCCCCTCCGCCTATGCTGCCAAAGATGGAGCCGGTACCCACCAGTAACTGGCTGCTGGCCACCTATGCCAGGGAGTCCTCCACCAGGACTGAGGAGTTGAAGGCGAAGGTGACCTCAGTCTTTGGCTCCATCCTGAGGATTCACTCCACCCAGAAG GTGACCAGGAAGCTGTCTGGAGCAGATGCAGGTACTGCTCAGCTGATGACCAGCGTGGGCAATGAGCTGGGACAGGTCCTGATAACTGTCCTGACAGGGCCTGAGGGCAACAGGCTAAGGGACATGGCCAATGGCCTGCAGGACCGGTACCAGCAAGCAGGGCGGGATCCTCCGCAGGTCCTGTACGTGGACAGAAACTGCTGCAGGAGGGACGGAGGAACCTGTGCGGCAGCAGCTTTATTCCCTGCGTGGCCCCAGCTGATCGTCAGGCTGGACATCTGTCATTTTGTGTGCAGTCTGGCAGCAGGCGTGACCTCGAACAACCATCCTCTCTATCCAGACTTTATGCGGCGTCTCTCTGGATGCATCTTCGAGTGGGACCCAGAGGACATGTCCCGCTTGAGGGCAGTGCAGTCAGACAAGTCCAGGAGGGGGAGTGGTCTGACCTTGAAGGAGATGTCTCGGCACTGTCGTCGTCGAACACGTGGGGCTCAGGTGACCGAGCGTCTCCTTGATGAGACGTTGCAGGCATTCATGGGTGCCACCGACACCATGAACACCCCACTGCTGGACCGAGACCAGATGGAGAAGATCTGGAGCATCCAGAGGAAACACGTCGCCTGTATCCAG GATCCTCCTGCTGTCCACCTGTACACCAAGACTGGACAGGTGACCAGGGGTGGGGCGGTTCTCCCTGTGTACCGTTGTGCCCGAGGGTCGACCTCGCTGAAATCGTTCCACCTGTACCTCAACACGTTGATCCCAG GCGGCACCACCAGTGGCTTCTACTTCCAGATGTCCCTGTTGGAGGGGCTGACACGGTGGAACGAGGACCGGGCCCGGGCGGCAGCAGGCAAGACCAGGACTGGGATTAAGTGCTACAGTGGCCAGGAGCAGCACACTTTCAACCAGCTGACTCAGCATTTCTACGGGCTGCCTCTGTCTGAGAGTTACACCAAGCCCCTGAACTACACAG GGGAGCTGATCGGGATCAGTTACCTCTACAACCAGACTGAGCAGGCCCTGCAGGACTTCCCCGATGACCCGACGCCTGATGGCAGTGAGGACCCGAGcattgaggaggaggaggaggaaaacatggaggagctTGTTGAAGAGGAGTTCGAAGACTTCCTCTTAGACACTTTAGATGTCTCACAgctgcctccacctccacctccgcctcctccaccgCAGCCTGTGTCTAGTCATCAGGGCGGAGAT GTCAGTGTTGGTGCTGATGGAGCTCCTGGTCACCAGCATGTAGTCCAGCTGGCCCATTATCTGGTGGAGCACTGCAGGAAGGGCTACATCAGTCAGACTGAGGTGGAGCAGATTGTCGGGCTTTGGGAGAACCTCCCTGATCCTGAGAGGGGTCCTGTTGTGTATCCACCACGCTACAGGGTACAGCCGGAAACAGGGAAGCTGAAGAGGCCCAGCGGGAGGTCCGCCACGTGGCCGGACACCAACCGGCTGGTGGAGGCCATCTTCATCCGTCTGTGCATCCTCCACCCCTGCAGCAAGAGGATGTCGGGGTGCCTGATAACTCGCTGGTCCCTGGTCCTGAGGGACTACAACTCCATGCGGGATGTGGTCACCTTGCACCCGGGCCTCATGAGCAGGACCACCCTCCAGCTGTTCGCGGTCACCCGGGCCACCCTCTCTCAGTG GCACAGAAGGTGGACGAGCATGCAGAGCAGGGCCACCCTCACCACTGCCCTCCCCACCACGCAGGGCTCTCCTCAGGCAGAGGAGGCCCTCCTGCCAGCCAGGGCAGTGGAGGAGCCCCAGCCTGCCCTGAGCACCTCCATCTACCAGGACCTGCCCCCACTGGAGGGGGACGAGGACGAGCCCGctgcctccacctctgcagcctctcGCACTCCACAGTCCGCTGCCTCGCATCAGAGGGTGGTGCAGAAGATGCAGGTGGAGGTGCTTGAGAAGGGACAGGCTCTTTAA
- the haus2 gene encoding HAUS augmin-like complex subunit 2 codes for MHRWDLSPFSVTPAASLLSRCVSRGVLSQEEIDSASSRLSPAFSSHLHETEQRIRTQRQLAQLQLQVELLKVEEENADVTHTFYLSRRFHLLQVFCGHLQELLKQRDSLRQRLTRPLGRTNLPVQAHLHRFVVDVVGTLLDFIETLEEKLISARCRPATTDRLAQLNTSLAQLLVHVAEVESLSNRVLRWKEVHSSSTLSDSSA; via the exons ATGCATCGGTGGGATTTGTCTCCGTTCTCAGTGACTCCAGCCGCCAGCCTGCTGTCCAGATGTGTCTCCAGAGGAGTTTTGTCTCAG GAGGAAATAGACTCCGCCTCCTCCAGGCTGAGCCCTGCCTTCTCCTCTCACCTGCATGAGACTGAACAGCGAATCAGAACACAGAGACAGCTGGCGCAG ctgcagctgcaggtggagctgctgaaggtggaggaggagaacgccgacgtcacacacacgttctacctct ctcGGAGGttccacctgctgcaggtgttctGTGGTCACCTGCAGGAGCTCCTGAAGCAGCGGGACAGTCTGAGGCAGAGGCTGACAAGACCTCTGGGCCGCACCAACCTGCCCGTTCAGGCTCACCTGCACAG GTTCGTGGTGGACGTGGTCGGGACGCTGCTGGACTTCATCGAGActctggaggagaagctgatcTCGGCCCGCTGCAGGCCCGCCACCACAGACCGCCTCGCTCAGCTG aatACCTCTCTCGCCCAGTTACTGGTTCATGTAGCAGAGGTGGAGAGTTTGTCCAATCGCGTTCTCCGATGGAAGGaagtccacagcagcagcacgctGAGTGACAGTTCTGCATGA